A DNA window from bacterium contains the following coding sequences:
- a CDS encoding PorT family protein, which yields MKTLSILLLCCLLTSTAFASPRFGVKGGLMFGNVEEDVLVHPIASETTTRTGLVAGLWGEIPLVILEGFAIRGDVLYAQKGAKFEIFNEDVSIIADELTFTPFAVYYLPIPTVRPFVEIGPEVGITVKDGVAIDDEYWDSNGTWEDVNFSLNIGGGLDFQLGSRAITLELKYNRGLTNMGGWAENVPGYPAPEAKTHGVQLLAGIQLF from the coding sequence ATGAAAACACTATCCATCCTACTGCTCTGCTGCTTGCTGACGTCAACAGCCTTCGCTTCCCCGCGCTTCGGCGTCAAAGGCGGCTTGATGTTCGGCAACGTCGAAGAAGACGTGCTCGTGCATCCCATCGCATCCGAAACCACCACACGCACCGGCTTGGTTGCAGGCCTTTGGGGCGAAATTCCGCTCGTGATCCTCGAGGGTTTCGCCATTCGCGGAGATGTGCTCTACGCGCAAAAGGGCGCCAAGTTCGAAATATTCAATGAAGATGTTAGCATCATCGCCGACGAGTTGACCTTCACGCCGTTCGCAGTCTATTACCTGCCCATCCCCACCGTGCGGCCCTTCGTGGAAATCGGCCCGGAAGTCGGCATCACCGTCAAAGACGGAGTTGCCATTGATGACGAATACTGGGACTCCAACGGCACATGGGAAGATGTGAACTTCTCGCTCAACATCGGCGGCGGTCTCGATTTTCAACTCGGCAGCCGCGCCATCACACTCGAACTCAAATACAATCGCGGCCTGACCAACATGGGCGGCTGGGCCGAGAACGTACCCGGCTACCCTGCGCCCGAAGCCAAGACGCACGGCGTCCAGCTACTGGCCGGCATTCAGCTGTTTTGA
- the tsaE gene encoding tRNA (adenosine(37)-N6)-threonylcarbamoyltransferase complex ATPase subunit type 1 TsaE, whose translation MITRSVEETLAWAESLAQRLGPGDVVCLSGELGAGKSVIARGVGRGLGVTDEIVSPTFNYVLEYAGRVPFFHADLYRLQGIQDFVALGLEEYFERDGVFVIEWPERVADLLPDNCYRIHVDILPNMSERQILLTEPRR comes from the coding sequence TTGATCACCCGGTCGGTAGAAGAGACTCTCGCCTGGGCTGAGTCGCTTGCACAGCGGCTTGGCCCGGGCGATGTCGTCTGTCTGAGCGGTGAACTCGGAGCAGGGAAATCCGTTATCGCCCGCGGCGTGGGCCGTGGACTCGGTGTAACGGATGAAATCGTCTCGCCGACGTTCAACTACGTCCTCGAATACGCCGGCCGGGTCCCGTTCTTCCACGCCGACCTCTACCGCCTGCAAGGGATTCAGGACTTTGTAGCACTCGGACTCGAAGAGTACTTCGAACGCGACGGCGTGTTCGTCATCGAATGGCCTGAACGTGTCGCCGACCTGCTGCCGGACAATTGCTATAGAATTCACGTTGACATTCTCCCGAACATGAGCGAACGCCAAATCCTGCTCACGGAGCCGCGCCGATGA
- a CDS encoding TonB-dependent receptor, with product MQRYIYLFFLAVTLVSSSAFAATVLRGTIVDNHTGEGLLGVNIQLVGTLRGTSTDEAGQFHLHIPAAGRHTLRVSSIGYRTLEHEFTIAADDTQRVTLSLDQDPLQADEVVITAQARETTARLSTTRVEVVRSTEVQARAPSSLDRVLDAVPGVDVHRTGGAIVSNVSIRGSSDKLGGGVGNRTLLLVDGRPAVISDTDGASWSLYPEDVIGRVEVVKGAYSALYGSNAMGGVVNVITHSPSHREYTRIRAGYGIYERPPVWARYTERLTTRSDLSFSHSNSVGRLGYFSNFTRRNSEGWRQTSALENLTAFTKLVYDYTPERNLTLSTIFLSGENDYPHPWESLAEPLRVRDIYSNDLQRKQTFSTDLVYRRIESPRSNYTLRLFYNRDLTRSLFNPSSDPRDGDTPLDFQTRSLSQKLGVLEQSTRILPGGHTLVFGFDATWDFVDGAPVSYLYGKQQASSLAGFAQDDWTVHPRMHLTAGGRLDHRHLVGGRTTKQLSPKAGMSYEALQNLVLRGSVGHAFRNPSIAEMFLKRVGTQDYEFEPNPDLDPETVDFGEIGVNYRLNDHAVIDAAGFYYNYKDIIRWQVLAGGTFKTENLADAQIQGGEFSLRSAWPRNVNTVFSATYLNTDINDQGPLTYVPEWRFFVGAEYTHRRTTYGVEARHVTKTDTVVFYQNDAPDAYTLVAARMAFQFRQSTRLSLHVENLLNDAYEEMERYRMPPRTFRVELLYDFDISRKDD from the coding sequence ATGCAGCGATACATTTATCTATTCTTTCTTGCCGTAACTCTGGTATCGTCTTCCGCCTTCGCCGCCACCGTGCTGCGTGGTACGATCGTGGACAACCACACCGGCGAGGGTTTGCTCGGTGTGAATATTCAGCTTGTCGGCACGTTGCGCGGCACTTCGACCGATGAAGCCGGTCAGTTCCATCTGCACATCCCGGCCGCCGGGCGGCACACTCTGCGGGTTTCGAGTATTGGCTATCGCACGCTCGAACACGAATTCACGATCGCCGCGGACGACACGCAGCGCGTTACGCTCAGCCTCGATCAAGATCCGCTCCAAGCTGATGAAGTCGTGATCACGGCGCAAGCCCGCGAGACGACCGCCCGGCTCTCGACGACGCGCGTTGAAGTCGTGCGTTCCACCGAAGTGCAGGCGCGTGCGCCGAGTTCACTCGACCGCGTGCTCGACGCCGTCCCCGGAGTGGACGTGCACCGCACCGGCGGGGCCATCGTTTCGAACGTCTCGATCCGCGGCTCATCCGACAAGCTCGGCGGCGGCGTGGGCAATCGCACGCTCCTGCTGGTGGACGGCCGGCCCGCCGTGATCTCCGACACCGATGGCGCGAGCTGGTCGCTCTATCCCGAAGATGTCATCGGCCGAGTCGAAGTGGTCAAGGGCGCCTACAGCGCGCTCTATGGCTCAAACGCCATGGGCGGCGTGGTCAATGTCATCACGCATTCGCCCTCACACCGTGAGTACACGCGTATCCGCGCCGGGTACGGGATCTACGAACGCCCGCCGGTTTGGGCGCGCTACACCGAGCGTCTGACTACGCGCAGCGATCTCTCATTCAGCCACTCCAATTCCGTCGGTCGTCTGGGCTACTTCTCGAACTTCACCCGCCGCAATTCAGAAGGCTGGCGGCAGACGTCGGCGCTTGAAAACCTCACGGCGTTCACGAAGCTCGTCTACGACTACACGCCCGAGCGCAACCTGACGCTCTCGACGATTTTCTTGAGCGGCGAGAACGACTATCCGCATCCGTGGGAGAGCCTCGCCGAGCCGCTGCGCGTGCGCGACATCTACAGCAACGACTTACAGCGCAAGCAGACGTTCTCGACCGATCTGGTCTATCGCCGCATCGAATCGCCGCGCTCGAACTATACGCTGCGGCTGTTCTACAACCGCGATCTCACACGTTCGCTGTTCAATCCCTCCAGCGATCCGCGCGACGGCGACACGCCGCTCGACTTTCAGACGCGTTCACTCTCACAGAAGCTCGGTGTACTCGAGCAGTCCACGCGCATTTTGCCCGGCGGGCATACGCTCGTATTCGGCTTTGACGCGACGTGGGATTTTGTGGATGGAGCGCCCGTGTCATATCTTTATGGCAAGCAGCAGGCCTCATCGCTGGCGGGTTTTGCGCAGGACGATTGGACCGTGCATCCGCGGATGCATCTGACCGCCGGAGGGCGTCTTGACCACCGGCATCTGGTGGGCGGCCGCACCACCAAGCAGCTCTCGCCCAAGGCTGGCATGTCTTACGAGGCCTTGCAGAATCTCGTGTTGCGCGGCTCGGTCGGTCATGCATTCCGCAATCCTTCGATTGCCGAGATGTTCTTGAAGCGCGTCGGCACGCAGGACTACGAGTTTGAACCGAACCCTGATCTCGATCCCGAGACCGTGGATTTCGGCGAGATTGGCGTCAACTACCGGTTGAACGATCACGCCGTGATTGACGCGGCTGGATTCTACTACAATTACAAAGACATCATTCGTTGGCAGGTGTTGGCGGGCGGCACGTTCAAGACAGAGAATCTAGCCGATGCGCAGATTCAGGGCGGCGAATTCAGCCTGCGCAGCGCCTGGCCGCGCAATGTGAACACGGTGTTCAGCGCGACCTATCTGAACACCGACATCAACGATCAGGGGCCGCTGACCTACGTTCCCGAATGGCGCTTCTTCGTCGGTGCGGAATACACGCACCGCCGCACGACTTACGGCGTTGAAGCGCGCCATGTCACGAAGACGGACACGGTGGTGTTCTATCAGAATGACGCACCCGACGCCTACACACTCGTTGCGGCGCGCATGGCGTTTCAATTCCGCCAGAGCACGCGTCTGAGTTTGCACGTCGAGAACCTGCTCAATGACGCCTACGAGGAGATGGAGCGCTACCGCATGCCCCCGCGCACGTTTCGCGTCGAGCTGCTCTACGACTTCGACATCTCCCGCAAGGACGACTGA
- a CDS encoding FIST C-terminal domain-containing protein, translating into MQEAKSIKVHTAQTLESDPRAAVAELAQALSCPNMAAVVFFCSIDYDLKELAAALCETFTCPLVGCTTAGEIGPAGYRDHSITAFSIESKLLRVYPNFIPNVEECESQTIEALASDVATEIGDARVELPGAMPFGFLLIDGLTAKEEQVIGQLYHALGNVPIVGGSAAGGDSFKSTYVYYKGEFHTKAATFSVFATTLPFEIFRTQHFIPSNTKLVITQARPEERLVLEINGKPAAQEYARCLGLDKNNLTSEIFAMHPVMLKLGGEYYVRSVMQMLDDGTLKFACAIDEGLVLTIAEGVDMVENLRDSLEALQRRMHPQVIIGCECFFRKIEVLEKDIKESMGRIMKHHNVIGFHTYGEQINSVHVNQTFTGVAIGGE; encoded by the coding sequence ATGCAAGAGGCGAAATCCATTAAAGTTCATACCGCGCAGACCCTGGAGTCTGACCCGCGCGCTGCGGTTGCCGAACTGGCGCAAGCGTTGAGTTGCCCCAACATGGCGGCCGTGGTGTTCTTCTGTTCTATTGACTACGATCTTAAGGAGTTGGCAGCGGCGCTGTGTGAGACATTCACCTGTCCGCTGGTCGGGTGCACGACAGCGGGCGAGATCGGGCCGGCGGGCTATCGTGATCACAGCATCACGGCGTTCTCAATCGAGAGCAAGCTACTGCGGGTCTACCCCAATTTCATTCCAAATGTAGAAGAGTGCGAATCGCAGACAATTGAAGCGCTCGCGAGCGATGTCGCTACGGAGATCGGCGATGCGCGGGTCGAGCTGCCGGGCGCGATGCCGTTCGGATTCCTGTTAATTGATGGTTTGACCGCCAAGGAAGAGCAAGTCATCGGCCAGCTTTATCACGCGCTGGGTAATGTCCCGATTGTCGGCGGATCGGCAGCGGGCGGCGACAGTTTCAAGAGCACGTACGTCTATTACAAAGGCGAATTCCACACCAAGGCCGCGACGTTTTCCGTGTTTGCGACGACGCTGCCGTTTGAGATCTTTCGTACCCAGCATTTCATTCCGAGTAACACGAAGCTCGTGATTACGCAAGCGCGGCCCGAGGAGCGGCTGGTCCTGGAGATCAACGGCAAACCGGCGGCACAAGAATACGCGCGCTGTCTGGGACTTGACAAAAATAACCTGACGAGTGAAATCTTCGCGATGCATCCGGTGATGCTGAAGCTCGGCGGCGAGTACTACGTGCGGTCTGTGATGCAGATGCTCGACGACGGGACGCTCAAATTCGCCTGCGCGATTGACGAGGGACTTGTGCTGACGATTGCCGAGGGTGTGGACATGGTCGAGAACCTGCGCGACTCGCTTGAGGCGCTGCAACGACGGATGCATCCGCAGGTGATTATCGGCTGCGAGTGCTTCTTCCGCAAAATTGAAGTGCTGGAGAAGGACATTAAGGAATCCATGGGCCGGATCATGAAACACCACAACGTAATCGGCTTTCATACTTACGGCGAGCAGATCAATTCGGTGCACGTGAACCAGACCTTCACCGGCGTGGCCATCGGAGGCGAGTAG
- a CDS encoding PAS domain S-box protein has product MSAEATWQARIAELEAELGALEKINRALMSRVERSTDSAGNAFSLFESNIILQQRVQERTQDLQQSNARLQAEIAEHRQTEGELRKLQRQTRLIIDTALDAVIAFDRSWHILDWNPRAEITFGYEAGFATDRLNLASLIAAGGHDQLSQYLQERAQHEGDAVYTLEMVGRHRDGHQFPMELAVSVLSGGEAPVYSAFIRDITERKLAEEARYRTLFDNSPVSLREEDYSDVKRYVEKLAGQGIADLKKYFAEFPEALTHCMSLVRIIDVNLATTRLFRARSKQHFRDHYNEALRGSAANLFVEELSGLCGGRSALEAEATLTTFDGQTLHVVINLSVAPGHRETWSKVFVSVQDMTDRKRAEDEKAKLEGQLRQAQKMDTIGTLAGGIAHDFNNMLAPILGYAEMIADATDDEAGIRDATEQIIAAARRARDLVRQILTFSRQVDQELRPVRMESVVKEALELMRASLPSTVILQTNLSSGSHVVMAEPTQVHQVILNLCTNAFQSLEQATGLIEVELRNVNVGVDLALRSSVLRQGPHICLTVRDTGSGIDRKLLHRIFEPFFTTKEVGKGTGMGLAVTHGIVQGLGGEILVESQPGRGSSFHVYLPAIDEEPAADAKPTARPVVAGCGRLLVVDDEPMVAQVTARMLERLGYSVKAMTSPVEALRLFAASPEQFDAVVTDQTMPELPGHVLAEELRRIRQGIPIVMLTGYSQIAADGDKRFTNVNEVLLKPVSAGDLSLALQRVLSEVAGRP; this is encoded by the coding sequence GTGTCGGCGGAAGCAACTTGGCAGGCACGAATCGCCGAATTGGAAGCGGAACTCGGCGCCCTTGAGAAGATCAACCGCGCGCTGATGAGCCGCGTCGAGCGGAGTACGGACTCGGCGGGCAACGCGTTTTCCCTGTTTGAATCGAATATCATCCTGCAGCAGCGCGTGCAAGAGCGCACGCAGGATCTACAGCAAAGCAACGCGCGGCTGCAAGCTGAAATCGCGGAGCACCGCCAGACGGAAGGCGAGCTGCGCAAGCTGCAGCGGCAGACCCGTTTGATCATTGACACGGCGCTGGACGCCGTGATCGCGTTTGACCGGTCGTGGCACATTCTGGATTGGAACCCGCGCGCCGAGATCACGTTCGGCTACGAGGCCGGCTTCGCGACGGATCGGCTGAACTTGGCTTCGCTGATCGCAGCGGGCGGGCACGATCAATTGAGCCAGTATTTGCAAGAGCGCGCGCAGCACGAGGGCGACGCGGTGTATACGCTCGAAATGGTCGGTCGTCACCGAGACGGTCACCAGTTTCCGATGGAACTCGCGGTATCGGTGCTGAGCGGCGGCGAGGCGCCGGTCTATAGCGCGTTTATCCGTGATATTACCGAGCGTAAGCTCGCCGAAGAGGCGCGCTATCGCACTTTGTTTGACAATTCGCCGGTGTCGCTGCGTGAAGAGGACTATTCGGACGTCAAACGCTACGTGGAGAAGCTGGCGGGGCAGGGCATCGCCGACCTCAAAAAGTACTTCGCGGAATTCCCCGAAGCGCTGACGCACTGCATGTCGCTCGTGCGGATCATTGACGTGAACTTAGCGACAACGCGGCTGTTTCGCGCGCGCAGCAAGCAGCATTTCCGTGACCACTACAACGAAGCGCTGCGGGGGAGTGCGGCGAATCTGTTTGTCGAGGAGCTGTCTGGACTATGCGGTGGCCGGTCCGCGCTCGAAGCCGAAGCGACACTGACAACGTTTGACGGACAGACGCTCCATGTTGTGATCAATCTTTCCGTGGCGCCGGGGCATCGCGAGACGTGGTCCAAGGTTTTTGTTTCGGTGCAGGACATGACGGACCGCAAGCGTGCCGAGGACGAGAAGGCCAAGCTCGAAGGGCAATTGCGGCAGGCGCAGAAGATGGACACGATCGGCACGCTGGCGGGCGGCATCGCGCACGACTTCAATAACATGCTGGCGCCGATTTTGGGTTACGCGGAGATGATCGCCGACGCGACCGACGATGAAGCGGGCATCCGCGACGCGACCGAACAGATTATCGCCGCAGCGCGGCGGGCGCGTGATCTGGTGCGGCAGATTCTGACATTCAGCCGGCAGGTGGATCAGGAGCTGCGGCCCGTACGGATGGAGTCGGTTGTCAAAGAGGCGCTCGAATTGATGCGGGCATCGCTGCCGTCCACGGTAATTCTACAGACGAATTTGTCCAGCGGCTCGCACGTCGTAATGGCCGAGCCGACACAGGTGCATCAGGTGATCCTGAATCTGTGCACGAACGCGTTTCAGTCGCTGGAACAGGCTACGGGATTGATCGAGGTGGAGTTGCGGAATGTGAATGTCGGCGTGGATCTGGCCTTGCGGTCGTCCGTGCTGCGGCAGGGTCCGCATATCTGCCTGACGGTGCGCGACACCGGCAGCGGCATTGATCGCAAGCTCTTGCACCGGATCTTCGAACCGTTCTTCACCACGAAAGAGGTCGGCAAGGGCACAGGAATGGGATTGGCCGTCACGCACGGCATCGTGCAAGGATTAGGCGGCGAGATTCTGGTCGAAAGTCAGCCCGGACGAGGGTCGAGTTTCCACGTGTATCTGCCCGCGATTGACGAGGAACCGGCCGCCGATGCAAAGCCGACAGCTCGGCCCGTCGTTGCGGGGTGCGGACGACTGCTGGTCGTAGACGATGAGCCGATGGTGGCGCAGGTCACGGCGCGGATGCTCGAACGCCTGGGATACTCCGTAAAGGCGATGACCAGTCCGGTCGAGGCGCTGCGCCTGTTTGCAGCGTCGCCGGAGCAGTTTGATGCCGTGGTGACCGATCAGACGATGCCCGAACTGCCGGGGCACGTGCTGGCCGAAGAGCTGCGGCGGATTCGTCAGGGAATTCCGATTGTGATGCTGACCGGTTACAGTCAGATCGCTGCCGATGGCGACAAGCGGTTCACGAATGTCAATGAGGTGCTGCTCAAGCCGGTTTCGGCGGGCGACTTGTCTTTGGCCTTGCAACGAGTGCTGTCCGAGGTGGCGGGACGTCCGTAG
- a CDS encoding DinB family protein, with translation MQMSKMMIQPRLDYFHMIHGVTRRIVDQIPADKLDYKPTDAVRTFSETVQHMYGCLDSMMKMTKEGTFCEDTKADIKTKADLNKFVDDMFASAMKTWESVTDAELNRKVDAYGTSFDAWQFPFFAVDEHWHHRGALTIYLRMLGIAPIMIYDYQG, from the coding sequence ATGCAGATGTCGAAGATGATGATTCAGCCCCGCCTCGACTACTTCCACATGATCCACGGCGTCACCCGCCGCATCGTTGACCAGATTCCGGCCGACAAATTGGACTACAAGCCAACCGATGCCGTGCGCACCTTCTCCGAAACCGTGCAGCACATGTACGGGTGCCTCGATTCAATGATGAAGATGACCAAGGAAGGCACGTTCTGCGAAGACACCAAAGCGGACATCAAGACCAAGGCCGATCTTAATAAGTTCGTGGATGACATGTTCGCGTCAGCGATGAAAACATGGGAAAGCGTCACCGATGCGGAGCTCAACCGCAAAGTGGACGCCTACGGCACCTCCTTTGATGCTTGGCAGTTCCCGTTCTTCGCCGTGGACGAACACTGGCACCATCGCGGCGCACTGACGATTTACCTGCGCATGCTGGGAATCGCGCCCATCATGATTTACGATTACCAGGGTTGA
- a CDS encoding T9SS type A sorting domain-containing protein, protein MENWEQKLNHVDAPDSSVPSHRQALRNKLHSTKPRARMRASVLAATLVFVVGLTGLTVANPNWVNDVVRVVRHEAFFTSADGKQEYHIQTMEIEGPADSVAAHMQRMGTECGNGEWTFDPADPANAELLKKDGAKKMVFVEADVTDKGDGSGPMEKTMVIESRDGGKTFTVNGEKTITAEELKAMHAEHGQVERIIEGTDTEAPTFEAAPQLVGNFELKQNYPNPFNPTTQIPFELKEGAEVSLKVFDLTGREVATLVNGYQSAGSHTVSFDGSNLATGTYLYLMKVGDNQFSRTMILMK, encoded by the coding sequence ATGGAAAACTGGGAACAGAAGCTGAATCATGTTGATGCGCCCGACTCGTCGGTCCCGTCGCATCGTCAGGCCCTGCGCAACAAGTTGCATTCGACCAAGCCGCGTGCCCGCATGCGCGCATCCGTACTCGCCGCCACGCTCGTCTTTGTCGTGGGTTTGACGGGTTTGACCGTCGCCAATCCCAATTGGGTGAACGATGTCGTGCGCGTCGTCCGGCATGAGGCCTTCTTCACGTCCGCGGACGGCAAGCAGGAGTATCATATTCAGACGATGGAGATCGAAGGCCCGGCCGATTCCGTTGCCGCGCACATGCAGCGGATGGGAACCGAATGCGGCAATGGCGAGTGGACTTTTGATCCGGCCGATCCGGCCAATGCCGAATTGCTGAAGAAAGATGGCGCAAAGAAGATGGTGTTCGTCGAAGCCGATGTGACAGACAAAGGCGACGGCTCGGGCCCGATGGAAAAGACGATGGTTATTGAAAGCCGGGATGGCGGCAAGACTTTCACGGTGAATGGTGAGAAGACCATTACAGCCGAAGAACTAAAGGCAATGCATGCTGAGCACGGCCAGGTCGAACGCATCATTGAAGGCACGGATACCGAAGCGCCGACTTTCGAAGCAGCGCCGCAACTGGTCGGCAACTTCGAGCTAAAGCAGAACTACCCGAATCCGTTCAACCCCACGACGCAGATTCCGTTCGAGTTGAAGGAGGGCGCGGAAGTTTCGCTGAAGGTCTTCGATCTGACGGGCCGCGAAGTGGCCACACTCGTCAACGGTTATCAGTCCGCCGGTTCGCATACGGTCAGTTTCGACGGCTCAAACCTCGCCACCGGCACCTATCTCTATCTAATGAAGGTCGGCGACAACCAATTCAGCCGCACGATGATCCTGATGAAGTAG
- a CDS encoding RNA polymerase sigma factor RpoD/SigA: MNIRANQSLERYLQEIGEVPLLTPDEEIKLAKRIRKGDQIALEKLTKANLRFVVSVAKQYQNQGLSLGDLINEGNLGLIKAAKRFDETRGYKFISYAVWWIRQSILQALAEQSRVVRLPLNRVGALNKIGKTFSSLEQEYEREPTASEIADALDISAFEVTDTLRMSGRHLSIDAPFAQGEDNRLLDIVHNDTQPPPDATLMKESLRQDIERALSSLTPREAEVIRLYFGLDREHPLTLEEIGELFKLTRERVRQIKEKALRRLRHASRSNALRSYLG; the protein is encoded by the coding sequence ATGAATATTCGAGCCAATCAAAGTCTTGAACGATACCTCCAGGAAATCGGCGAAGTCCCGCTGCTGACCCCGGATGAGGAGATAAAGCTCGCAAAGCGCATTCGCAAGGGCGATCAGATTGCCCTCGAGAAGCTGACCAAGGCCAACCTCCGATTTGTGGTTTCGGTGGCCAAGCAGTACCAGAATCAGGGGCTGTCGCTGGGCGACCTGATCAACGAGGGGAATCTGGGCCTGATCAAGGCGGCCAAGCGGTTTGACGAGACGCGCGGCTATAAGTTCATTTCCTACGCGGTGTGGTGGATCCGCCAGAGCATCCTGCAGGCGCTGGCCGAACAGTCGCGCGTCGTGCGCTTGCCGCTGAACCGCGTCGGCGCACTGAACAAGATCGGCAAGACCTTCTCGTCGCTGGAACAGGAATATGAGCGCGAACCGACCGCATCAGAAATCGCTGACGCGCTGGACATTTCGGCATTTGAGGTGACGGACACGCTGCGCATGTCGGGGCGGCATCTTTCCATTGACGCGCCCTTCGCGCAAGGTGAAGACAACCGCTTGCTGGATATCGTTCACAACGATACGCAGCCGCCGCCGGACGCGACGTTGATGAAAGAATCGCTCAGGCAGGACATTGAACGGGCGCTATCGTCCTTGACGCCGCGTGAGGCCGAGGTGATTCGGCTCTATTTCGGACTCGACCGTGAGCATCCGCTTACGCTCGAGGAGATTGGCGAATTGTTCAAGCTGACTCGTGAACGCGTACGCCAGATCAAGGAGAAGGCGCTCCGCCGACTGCGGCACGCATCGCGCTCGAACGCGCTGCGGAGCTATCTGGGATAA
- the tsaB gene encoding tRNA (adenosine(37)-N6)-threonylcarbamoyltransferase complex dimerization subunit type 1 TsaB: MILALDSSGKETLLGIAGNGRQRAVMLPDRDSLIGAFRDLLSDVNCSQAELAAIAIGAGPGSFTGLRVGFAFAQGLARGLDIPVWPVPSFEVLAHNLLPNHDTVTVVVQARKERWFVESFGRDARHRVVVAPTALEDAIPADSALCGPGCLTLPREIGTFGERIFPDEWAHHPQTATLIALAQARWQHREPLPLGQVLPDYGLEFGAM; this comes from the coding sequence ATGATCCTCGCTCTGGACAGCTCCGGGAAGGAGACGCTCCTCGGAATCGCCGGCAACGGGCGGCAGCGCGCCGTCATGTTGCCTGATCGCGACAGCCTGATTGGGGCGTTCCGGGACCTCCTGAGTGACGTAAATTGCTCTCAGGCGGAGCTTGCCGCAATTGCTATAGGGGCTGGGCCGGGCTCTTTTACGGGTTTGCGGGTCGGGTTTGCCTTTGCGCAAGGGTTGGCACGAGGTTTGGATATTCCAGTGTGGCCTGTGCCCTCGTTCGAGGTGCTCGCGCACAACCTGTTGCCGAATCACGACACCGTAACGGTCGTGGTCCAAGCGCGCAAAGAGCGCTGGTTTGTTGAGAGTTTCGGTCGCGATGCCCGTCACCGGGTGGTCGTTGCACCCACTGCCTTAGAGGACGCAATCCCCGCCGACAGCGCGCTGTGCGGCCCCGGCTGCCTTACGCTGCCCCGCGAAATCGGCACATTCGGCGAGCGGATCTTTCCGGATGAGTGGGCGCACCATCCCCAGACGGCGACGCTGATCGCGTTAGCACAGGCGAGATGGCAACACCGTGAGCCGCTGCCCTTGGGACAGGTGCTCCCGGACTATGGACTGGAATTTGGAGCGATGTGA
- a CDS encoding pirin family protein produces MIKVRKAGDRGYANHGWLETYFTFSFADYRDPERVHFRSLRVINDDKVGPRAGFGMHPHDNMEIITYVMEGELTHQDSLGNKGAIRAGEFQMMHAGTGILHAEKNDSDSRTHLYQIWIFPDKRGHTPGYDQRPALNGDSANKLNLIVSADGRDGSMQMHQDASLHLGKLDTGTSLEYAIAPQRYAWVQVTKGMLTLNGLTLAAGDGAAVSGETTLAFTGGTGGAEWLLFDLN; encoded by the coding sequence ATGATCAAAGTACGCAAGGCAGGCGACCGGGGATACGCAAACCACGGCTGGTTAGAGACTTACTTTACTTTCAGTTTCGCCGACTACCGGGACCCCGAGCGTGTACACTTCCGCAGCCTACGGGTCATCAACGACGACAAAGTCGGACCGAGAGCGGGGTTTGGAATGCATCCGCATGATAATATGGAGATTATCACCTATGTCATGGAGGGCGAGCTGACGCATCAGGACAGCCTCGGCAACAAGGGGGCGATCCGGGCCGGAGAGTTTCAGATGATGCACGCCGGAACAGGTATCCTGCATGCTGAGAAGAACGACTCGGACTCGCGGACGCACCTCTACCAGATTTGGATTTTCCCGGACAAGCGCGGACACACGCCGGGCTACGACCAGCGGCCAGCGCTGAATGGCGACTCGGCAAACAAGCTGAACCTGATCGTCTCCGCTGACGGCCGGGACGGCTCGATGCAGATGCATCAGGATGCGAGTTTGCATTTAGGGAAACTCGATACGGGAACGTCGCTGGAGTATGCGATTGCACCGCAGCGCTACGCCTGGGTACAGGTCACAAAAGGGATGTTGACGCTCAATGGGCTGACGCTCGCCGCTGGCGACGGCGCGGCGGTGTCGGGGGAAACAACGCTGGCGTTTACGGGTGGAACAGGCGGCGCGGAATGGCTGTTGTTTGATCTGAATTGA
- a CDS encoding prepilin-type N-terminal cleavage/methylation domain-containing protein: protein MQKQRGFTLVELLVVIVVLGIIATIAVPRFLASQDRAHVVAAVADVDHFRKALAVYEVDYGAYPDQGFGSVAAIAAALIDPSGNDYMILPDGQNFSSFTYTPVNNGESYEISVVATDHESTPVSADPEGTAVQ from the coding sequence ATGCAAAAACAACGCGGATTTACCCTGGTCGAGCTGCTGGTCGTGATCGTCGTCCTCGGCATCATCGCGACTATCGCTGTGCCGCGTTTCCTGGCCTCCCAGGACCGCGCACACGTCGTGGCTGCCGTCGCTGACGTAGATCACTTCCGCAAGGCGCTGGCCGTCTACGAAGTGGATTACGGCGCATACCCCGACCAAGGATTCGGCAGCGTGGCCGCCATCGCCGCAGCCCTGATTGACCCGTCCGGCAATGACTATATGATCCTACCCGACGGCCAGAACTTCTCGTCGTTCACCTATACCCCGGTCAATAACGGCGAAAGTTACGAAATCAGCGTCGTGGCCACGGATCACGAAAGTACCCCCGTCAGCGCCGATCCCGAAGGCACGGCGGTACAATAA